One stretch of Arachis hypogaea cultivar Tifrunner chromosome 20, arahy.Tifrunner.gnm2.J5K5, whole genome shotgun sequence DNA includes these proteins:
- the LOC112785259 gene encoding probable CCR4-associated factor 1 homolog 7, with amino-acid sequence MSILPKGDSVQIREVWNDNLEEEFALIREIVDEYNYVAMDTEFPGVVLRPVGNFKNINDYNYQTLKDNVDMLKLIQLGLTFSDEHGNLPTCGTESSCIWQFNFREFNISEDIFASDSIELLRQCGIDFKKNNEKGIDVNRFGELLMSSGIVLNDGVSWVTFHSGYDFGYLLKLLTCRSLPDTQAGFFELIKMYFPMLYDIKHLMKFCNSLHGGLNKLAELLDVERVGVCHQAGSDSLLTSCTFRKLRDTFFSGSTEKYAGVLYGLGVENGQTN; translated from the coding sequence ATGTCGATTTTACCGAAAGGCGATTCGGTTCAAATCAGGGAGGTATGGAACGATAACCTAGAGGAGGAGTTCGCTTTGATCCGTGAAATCGTTGACGAATACAACTATGTCGCCATGGATACTGAATTCCCCGGTGTTGTTCTTCGTCCCGTTGGGAACTTCAAGAATATCAATGACTACAACTACCAGACCTTGAAGGACAACGTTGAcatgttgaagctgatccaatTAGGTCTCACTTTCTCTGACGAGCACGGCAACCTCCCCACCTGTGGCACTGAGAGCTCCTGCATCTGGCAATTCAACTTCCGTGAGTTCAACATCAGCGAGGACATCTTCGCCAGCGATTCGATCGAGCTTCTGCGCCAATGTGGCATTGATTTCAAGAAGAACAACGAAAAAGGTATTGATGTGAACCGGTTCGGGGAGCTTCTCATGTCATCGGGGATCGTGTTGAACGATGGTGTGAGTTGGGTAACCTTCCATAGCGGTTACGACTTCGGTTACCTCCTCAAGCTGTTGACGTGCCGAAGCTTGCCGGATACGCAGGCAGGGTTCTTTGAACTGATCAAGATGTATTTCCCGATGTTGTATGATATCAAGCATTTGATGAAGTTCTGCAACAGTCTCCATGGTGGGTTGAACAAGCTCGCGGAGTTGTTGGATGTTGAGAGAGTTGGTGTGTGCCATCAAGCTGGATCGGATAGCTTACTCACTTCTTGTACATTTAGAAAGTTGAGGGATACATTTTTCAGTGGCTCCACGGAGAAATATGCTGGTGTCTTGTATGGTTTAGGTGTTGAGAATGGACAAACtaattga